The following are from one region of the Corylus avellana chromosome ca1, CavTom2PMs-1.0 genome:
- the LOC132176609 gene encoding uncharacterized protein LOC132176609: MVSLIGLLKYFETLLFQDNVESQVVAKLFSCSELAADISESFMDMPFPLYQRRKECLSTLRSVLRTLNGSFNVLDRLSIMSKQSIEEYCLQTASVLFCTASSSYKLHSVAMKRLSILVIDEAAQLKECESTIPLQLPGLRHAILFGDECQLPAMVESNISGKAGFGRSLFERLSSLGHSKHLLNIQYRMHPSISFFPNSNFYHKQILDSPNVKRKSHEKHYLSWPMFGPYSFINIVGGREEKDDVGRSSRNMVEVAVVMKILQKLCKAWVGSEQKLSVGVISPYAAQVVAIQEKLGRKYDNLDGFAVKVKSVDGFQGREEDIIIISTVRSNSWASIGFLSNPQRTNAALTRARHCLWILGNERTLCHSKSVWEALVLDAKKRQCFFNADEDKDLNKAILDVKKELEQFDNLLNGDSTPFRSARWKVLFSDNFLKSFQKLKCVQTKKLVIHLLVKLSSGWRPHVDHICGGSSQILKQFKVKSHYVVCANDIVKDWSDLAKECRYYQVLKIWDIFPAGGIPKLIKRLDSMFEKYTDDFINHCKERCLEGNLEVPKSWSYSYDIVRIKKHDGSENGTDLSGSTSDGGSYVENVKVSESLMLMKFYSLGVAGHLLSNHDGGELDLPFEVTEQELEMIIFPRSTFILGRSGTGKTTVLTMKLFQKEKLHHMAKDVFFGVKSYRPVHSQEKEAEETVSENEETILRQLFVTVSPKLCSAVKQHVSHLKRCIDIDDFDDATQFKNVPDTLVDVPPEAYPLVITFHDFLIMLDGTVGNSYFERFHEVRKHSHGKVRGGSVALQTFIRKKEVNYERFSSSYWPHFNNQLTKNLDSSRVFTEIISHIKGGPQALEAGDGKLSGKDYVLLSEGRVSGLNRQKREIIYEVFRNYEKMKVKNGDFDMADVVIDLHLRLRVERYEGDEIHFVYVDEAQDLTLSQIALFKYICKNVEEGFVFSGDTAQTIARGINFRFQDIRSLFYTKFLSESNSCGHDKRKEKISDIFHLSQNFRTHDGVLKLSQSVIELLYHFFPQSIDVLQPETSLIYGEAPILLGSGNNQNTIGTIFGNSQKAGRSFVGFGAEQVILVRDDHVRKEITKYVGKQALVLTIVECKGLEFQDVLLYNFFGSSPLKNQWRLIYKYMEEQDLANSTSLSFPSFNDAKHHVLCSELKQLYVAVTRTRQRLWICENGEGFCRPMFDYWMKKRLVQVEQLDDSLAQAMQVASCPEEWRLRGIKLYREYSYEMATLCFERAGDTYWERRSKASGLQASADQMRHSNPKAANVILKEAADIFETIGMVDSAAQCFTDLGEYERAGRLYLEQCGESELKRAGECFSLAGCYELAADVYARGYFFSDC, translated from the exons ATGGTCTCTCTTATTGGCCTGCTTAAGTATTTTGAAACCTTGCTGTTTCAAGATAATGTGGAATCTCAAGTAGTGGCGAAGCTTTTTTCGTGTTCGGAATTAGCTGCAGATATATCTGAGTCATTTATGGATATGCCATTCCCGTTGTATCAAAGGAGAAAAGAGTGCTTGTCTACTTTAAGGTCTGTTTTAAGAACTCTCAACGGCTCGTTTAATGTACTTGACCGTCTAAGCATTATGAGCAAACAGTCAATAGAGGAATATTGTCTTCAAACAGCTTCCGTACTTTTTTGCACTGCTTCAAGTTCCTATAAGCTGCACTCAGTGGCAATGAAACGATTGAGCATTCTGGTTATTGACGAAGCTGCACAATTAAAGGAGTGCGAGTCGACCATACCATTGCAACTTCCAGGTTTGAGGCATGCTATTCTTTTTGGCGATGAGTGCCAATTACCAGCAATGGTTGAAAGCAAT ATTTCTGGTAAAGCTGGCTTTGGGAGAAGTTTATTTGAGAGATTGAGCTCATTGGGACACTCAAAGCATCTTCTCAATATACAGTACCGAATGCATCCATCCATAAGTTTCTTcccaaattcaaatttttatcaCAAACAGATCTTAGATTCTCcaaatgttaaaagaaaaagcCACGAAAAGCACTATCTTTCCTGGCCAATGTTTGGTCCctattcttttataaatatagtaggtggaagagaagagaaggatGATGTTGGGCGTAGTTCGAGGAACATGGTTGAGGTTGCTGTTGTTATGAAAATACTGCAGAAATTATGCAAAG CTTGGGTTGGTTCAGAACAGAAACTCAGTGTTGGCGTTATATCTCCTTATGCTGCCCAAGTAGTTGCAATTCAAGAGAAACTTGGACGGAAGTATGATAACCTTGACGGGTTTGCAGTCAAGGTTAAATCAGTTGATGGGTTCCAAGGAAGGGAAGAggacataataataatatcaactGTAAGATCTAATAGTTGGGCATCGATTGGGTTCCTATCAAATCCTCAGAGAACTAATGCTGCTCTCACAAGGGCTAG GCACTGTCTATGGATTTTAGGAAATGAAAGAACACTTTGTCATAGTAAATCTGTTTGGGAAGCCTTAGTCCTTGATGCTAAGAAACGTCAATGTTTCTTTAATGCTGATGAAGATAAGGATTTGAACAAAGCAATATTGGATGTGAAGAAAGAGTTGGAACAATTTGACAATTTGCTCAATGGGGATAGCACACCTTTCAGAAGTGCTAGGTGGAAG GTTCTTTTCAGTGATAACTTTTTGAAATCATTTCAAAAACTGAAGTGTGTACAGACAAAGAAATTAGTGATACACCTTCTAGTTAAACTTTCCAGTGGCTGGAGACCGCATGTAGATCACATTTGTGGAGGTTCTTCACAGATTTTAAAGCAATTTAAGGTTAAAAGTCATTATGTTGTTTGTGCAAATGACATAGTAAAAGATTGGAGTGACTTGGCGAAGGAATGTAGGTACTATCAAGTTTTGAAGATCTGGGATATATTTCCTGCAGGGGGTATTCCAAAATTAATCAAACGTCTTGATagtatgtttgaaaaatatacaGATGACTTTATTAATCACTGCAAAGAGAGATGTCTTGAGGG GAATTTGGAAGTTCCGAAGAGTTGGTCGTATTCTTATGATATTGTCAGGATTAAGAAACATGATGGCAGTGAAAATGGGACCGATTTAAGTGGTTCTACTTCTGATGGTGGAAGTTATGTGGAGAATGTAAAGGTCAGTGAGAGTCTGATGCTGATGAAATTCTACTCCTTAGGTGTAGCGGGCCACTTGCTTTCTAATCATGATGGTGGCGAATTGGATCTTCCATTTGAAGTAACTGAACAAGAGTTAGAGATGATCATTTTTCCTAGAAGTACCTTTATACTTGGACGGTCAGGTACTGGGAAAACAACTGTTTTGACTatgaaattatttcaaaaagagAAACTGCACCATATGGCAAAAGATGTTTTTTTTGGTGTCAAGAGTTATAGACCTGTGCATAGTCAGGAAAAGGAGGCTGAAGAGACTGTTTCAGAAAATGAGGAAACCATACTACGCCAGCTTTTTGTGACAGTCAGTCCTAAACTGTGTTCTGCTGTCAAACAACATGTTTCTCACTTGAAAAGGTGCATTGatattgatgattttgatgatgcAACTCAATTCAAGAATGTCCCAGATACTTTGGTTGATGTTCCACCAGAGGCATACCCTCTTGTCATTACATTTCATGATTTTCTGATAATGCTTGATGGAACTGTGGGTAATTCATACTTTGAAAGATTCCATGAAGTAAGGAAACATTCTCATGGCAAGGTTCGTGGTGGATCTGTTGCCTTACAGACATTTATAAGGAAGAAAGAAGTTAATTATGAAAGGTTTAGTTCATCATACTGGCCCCATTTCAATAACCAGCTGACTAAAAATCTTGACTCTTCAAGAGtttttacagagattatttctCATATAAAAGGTGGCCCACAAGCTCTAGAAGCAGGTGATGGTAAACTCAGTGGTAAAGACTATGTTTTACTATCAGAGGGCCGAGTGTCCGGTTTAAATagacagaagagagagataaTATATGAAGTCTTTAGaaattatgaaaaaatgaaGGTTAAAAATGGTGACTTTGATATGGCTGATGTTGTAATTGATCTTCATCTTCGATTGAGAGTTGAAAGATATGAGGGTGATGAAATTCATTTTGTATATGTGGATGAGGCGCAGGATCTCACATTGAGCCAAATTGCACTATTCAAATATATCTGCAAAAATGTTGAAGAAGGTTTTGTTTTCTCTGGCGACACAGCACAAACAATTGCGAGGGGAATCAATTTTAGATTCCAGGATATTCGATCTCTGTTCTACACAAAGTTTCTCTCGGAATCTAACAGCTGTGGacatgataaaagaaaagagaaaatctcAGATATTTTCCATTTGAGCCAGAATTTCCGTACTCATGATGGGGTTCTTAAACTATCACAGAGTGTTATTGAACTTCTGTATCATTTCTTTCCTCAATCTATTGATGTTTTGCAGCCGGAGACTAGTCTTATATATGGTGAAGCTCCAATCTTGCTTGGATCAGGGAACAATCAAAACACAATCGGTACTATTTTTGGAAATAGTCAAAAAGCTGGAAGGAGTTTTGTTGGCTTTGGTGCAGAGCAGGTAATATTGGTACGAGATGATCATGTTCGGAAGGAAATTACCAAATATGTTGGGAAGCAAGCTCTTGTTCTAACTATTGTGGAGTGCAAGGGCCTTGAGTTTCAG GATGTATTGTTGTACAACTTTTTTGGCTCATCACCTCTGAAAAATCAGTGGAGgttgatatataaatatatggaGGAACAAGATTTAGCCAACtccacttctctctctttcccaagTTTCAATGATGCTAAACACCATGTCTTGTGCTCAGAACTGAAGCAACTTTATGTGGCTGTCACTCGTACGAGGCAGAGGTTGTGGATCTGTGAGAATGGAGAGGGATTCTGCAGACCTATGTTTGACTATTGGATGAAAAAGCGTCTTGTCCAAGTCGAACAGCTGGATGACTCACTTGCTCAGGCAATGCAAGTTGCCAGCTGCCCTGAGGAATGGAGGTTGCGGGGCATCAAG TTGTATCGTGAGTATAGCTATGAAATGGCAACATTGTGCTTTGAGAGAGCTGGAGATACTTATTGGGAAAGAAGGTCTAAGGCTTCTGGCCTCCAAGCCTCTGCTGACCAAATGCGCCATTCAAATCCTAAAGCGGCAAACGTGATCCTTAAGGAGGCTGCTGACATATTTGAAACCATAGGCATGGTGGATTCTGCTGCCCAATGTTTCACTGATCTTGGGGAGTATGAGAGAGCAG